The proteins below come from a single Strix uralensis isolate ZFMK-TIS-50842 chromosome 8, bStrUra1, whole genome shotgun sequence genomic window:
- the RGS4 gene encoding regulator of G-protein signaling 4 isoform X1 → MCKGLAALPATCLKSAKDMKHRLGFLLQKSDSCDYSSSQGKKEKVSSNQRISQEEVRKWADSLENLIHHDRGLAAFRAFLKSEYSEENIEFWVSCEDYKKTKSPAKLSPKARKIYDEFISVQATKEVNLDSCTREKTSHNMLEPTLSCFDEAQRKIFTLMEKDSYRRFLKSPYYLDLVSPPGAGCGPENCKRSHTHTLDCNSNIISQCA, encoded by the exons TGCCAAAGACATGAAGCATCGTCTGGGCTTCTTGCTGCAGAAGTCAGACTCCTGTGACTACAGTTCTTCCCAAGGCAAGAAGGAGAAAGTATCTTCAAACCAGAG GATTAGCCAAGAGGAAGTCAGAAAGTGGGCAGACTCTTTGGAAAACTTGATCCACCATGACA GAGGACTGGCTGCTTTCCGTGCTTTTCTCAAATCTGAGTACAGTGAGGAGAACATCGAGTTCTGGGTCAGTTGTGAGGACTACAAGAAAACCAAGTCACCAGCCAAGCTCAGCCCCAAGGCCAGAAAGATCTATGATGAGTTCATCTCAGTGCAGGCAACAAAAGAG GTGAACCTGGATTCATGCACACGGGAGAAGACGAGCCACAATATGCTGGAGCCTACACTGTCCTGCTTTGATGAGgctcagagaaaaatattcaccCTCATGGAAAAGGATTCTTACCGCCGTTTCCTCAAGTCCCCCTACTACCTGGACTTGGTCAGCCCACCTGGTGCTGGCTGTGGGCCTGAAAACTGCAAAAGAAGCCACACTCACACCTTAGACTGCAACTCTAACATCATCTCTCAGTGTGCCTGA